The following are from one region of the Cyanobium gracile PCC 6307 genome:
- a CDS encoding HD domain-containing protein, with amino-acid sequence MSQRTYHDPLHGAIRLDRQDPAEALVIDLIDTAPFQRLRRIRQLGPAFLTFHGAESSRFTHSLGVLAVARLALQQLERLDPSLSRHRDVLYAAALLHDVGHGPLSHSGEEMFGLRHETWSGRLIRDHPALRDRLDDGAPGRAALVADLLEHGRHPSRAIKALVSSQLDCDRLDYLLRDSYSTGTRYGQLDLERILASLTLAPDGDLALHPRGLMAVEHYLVVRHLMYRSVYNHRLNIVCNWLLNQVISVARRLGPDLVWADATMARWLWDRDLLDLESYLANDDIRTGYHLVRWREEGPEELADPCGRLLERRLPKATDVSDLSPAGRIELLAVARGLCERAGLVAEGCCALEQRQSRGYHPYSGGLRLWDGQRLQALEQRSPLVASLCQTVDMAWLIHPARVSDALRETLAVWRQDDAGRRDL; translated from the coding sequence ATGAGCCAGCGCACTTACCACGATCCGCTCCATGGGGCGATCCGGCTGGATCGCCAGGATCCGGCCGAGGCACTGGTGATCGACCTGATCGACACCGCCCCCTTCCAGCGGCTGCGGCGCATCCGCCAGCTGGGGCCCGCCTTCCTCACCTTCCATGGGGCGGAGTCCAGCCGCTTCACCCATTCCCTCGGGGTGCTGGCGGTGGCACGGCTGGCCCTGCAGCAGCTGGAGCGGCTCGATCCCTCCCTGTCCCGGCACCGGGACGTGCTCTATGCCGCCGCCCTGCTGCACGACGTGGGCCACGGGCCCCTCAGCCACTCCGGCGAGGAGATGTTCGGCCTGCGACACGAGACTTGGTCGGGGCGGCTGATCCGCGACCATCCCGCCCTGCGGGACCGGCTCGATGACGGCGCCCCCGGCCGGGCCGCCCTGGTGGCCGACCTGCTGGAACATGGCCGCCATCCCAGCCGGGCCATCAAGGCGCTGGTGAGCAGCCAGCTGGACTGCGACCGGCTCGACTACCTGCTGCGCGACAGCTACAGCACCGGCACCCGCTACGGCCAGCTGGATCTGGAGCGGATCCTCGCCAGCCTCACCCTCGCGCCCGACGGGGATCTGGCCCTCCACCCCCGGGGCCTGATGGCGGTGGAGCACTACCTGGTGGTGCGGCATCTGATGTACCGGAGCGTGTACAACCACCGGCTCAACATCGTCTGCAACTGGCTGCTCAACCAGGTGATCAGCGTGGCCCGCAGACTCGGCCCGGATCTGGTCTGGGCGGACGCCACCATGGCCCGCTGGCTCTGGGACCGGGATCTCCTCGATCTGGAGAGCTACCTGGCCAACGACGACATCCGCACGGGCTACCACCTGGTGCGCTGGCGGGAGGAGGGGCCCGAGGAGCTGGCCGATCCCTGCGGGCGGCTGCTGGAGCGGCGCCTGCCCAAGGCCACCGACGTCAGCGACCTCTCACCGGCCGGCCGGATCGAGCTGCTGGCAGTGGCACGGGGGCTGTGCGAACGCGCCGGGCTGGTGGCGGAAGGCTGCTGCGCCCTGGAGCAGCGCCAGAGCCGGGGCTATCACCCCTATTCCGGGGGCCTGCGGCTCTGGGACGGCCAGCGGCTGCAGGCCCTCGAGCAGCGCTCGCCCCTGGTGGCCAGCCTCTGCCAGACGGTCGACATGGCCTGGCTGATCCATCCGGCCCGGGTCAGCGACGCCCTGCGGGAGACCCTGGCGGTGTGGCGGCAGGACGACGCCGGCCGGCGGGACCTCTAG
- the ctpZ gene encoding carboxyl-terminal processing protease CtpZ produces MRDPARRSLPAQWFATGLRRRLGPLRLLVGTGLCLLLCLPLGMPAAALALNDAQQLVVEAWRLVNQSYVDPGQLEAVQWRRLRQKTLEQPISSSLEAYAAIEAMLAPIDDPYTRMLRPEEFATLRSSTQGRVTGVGLQLGRRAGDQRIVVIAPLDASPAADAGIVSGTEILRVDGTPAEALGLEGTAARLRGPAGSDVLVALRTPSGQESEVLLDRREVDLQPVRSHRLISEGHSLGYLRITQFSEPVPQQVRSALAALTAPGSSGPIEGLILDLRNNSGGLVAAGLAVADGLLDGDPIVETQDRGGIADRQQAGPGQLYGGPLLTLVNAGTASASEILAGSLQDSGRSRLAGSRTFGKGLIQTLINLSDGSGLAVTVARYLTPSGRDIQNQGIEPDVLLSQPEPLEPDGDGDSWLQEAARLLVAGLAAPAP; encoded by the coding sequence GTGAGAGACCCGGCCCGCCGCTCCCTGCCGGCTCAATGGTTTGCAACAGGGCTGCGCCGCCGGCTGGGGCCCCTCCGGCTGCTGGTGGGGACAGGGCTCTGCCTGCTGCTGTGCCTGCCGCTCGGCATGCCCGCAGCAGCGCTGGCGCTCAACGATGCCCAGCAGCTGGTGGTGGAGGCCTGGCGGCTCGTGAACCAGAGCTACGTCGATCCGGGGCAGCTGGAGGCGGTGCAGTGGCGGCGCCTGCGCCAGAAGACCCTGGAGCAGCCGATCAGCAGTTCGCTGGAGGCCTACGCGGCGATCGAGGCGATGCTGGCCCCCATCGACGATCCCTACACCCGGATGCTGCGTCCGGAGGAGTTCGCCACTCTGCGCTCCAGCACCCAGGGACGGGTGACCGGCGTGGGGCTGCAGCTGGGCCGGCGGGCGGGGGACCAGCGGATCGTGGTGATCGCTCCTCTCGACGCCTCCCCCGCCGCCGACGCGGGCATCGTCTCGGGCACCGAGATCCTGCGGGTGGACGGCACCCCGGCCGAGGCGCTGGGGCTGGAGGGCACCGCCGCCCGCCTGCGGGGACCCGCCGGAAGCGACGTGCTCGTGGCCCTGCGCACCCCGTCGGGACAGGAGAGCGAGGTGCTGCTGGATCGCCGCGAGGTGGATCTGCAGCCGGTGCGCAGCCACCGTCTGATCAGCGAGGGCCACAGCCTCGGGTACCTGCGGATCACCCAGTTCAGCGAGCCGGTGCCCCAGCAGGTGCGCTCCGCCCTGGCCGCCCTGACCGCCCCCGGAAGCAGCGGGCCGATCGAGGGGCTGATCCTCGATCTGCGCAACAACTCGGGGGGCCTGGTGGCCGCCGGGCTGGCGGTGGCCGATGGTCTGCTCGATGGGGATCCGATCGTGGAGACCCAGGACCGGGGCGGCATCGCCGATCGCCAGCAGGCGGGTCCCGGACAGCTCTATGGCGGCCCCCTGCTCACCCTGGTGAACGCCGGCACGGCCAGCGCCAGCGAGATCCTGGCCGGGTCCCTGCAGGACAGTGGCCGTTCACGCCTGGCCGGCAGCCGCACCTTCGGCAAGGGGCTGATCCAGACCCTGATCAACCTCAGTGATGGCAGCGGCCTGGCGGTGACCGTGGCCCGCTACCTCACCCCCAGCGGTCGCGACATCCAGAACCAGGGCATCGAACCGGACGTGCTCCTGAGCCAGCCCGAGCCCCTGGAGCCCGACGGGGATGGGGACAGCTGGTTGCAGGAGGCGGCCCGGCTGCTGGTCGCCGGTCTGGCGGCCCCGGCGCCATGA
- a CDS encoding TMEM165/GDT1 family protein produces MTLPPAGDPGLAAFGSSLTAITLAELGDKTFFMALILAARHRPRWVFLGAFAALTLVTLLSLGMGFGLREWLPQAVVPWLAAVLFLGFGVKLLVDASGLPADAATEEAHEAEAAIDAAESDGSVRGPGAVIWEAFVLVFLAELGDRTQFATIFLAAAPAFSFAGLLAGTLLGHALVTWLAVGAGQWIGGRISERVLYRLSGGLFLAFGLLSIRQAIG; encoded by the coding sequence ATGACCCTTCCCCCCGCCGGTGATCCCGGCCTGGCCGCCTTCGGCTCCAGCCTCACGGCCATCACCCTGGCCGAGCTGGGCGACAAGACCTTCTTCATGGCCCTGATCCTGGCGGCCCGCCACCGCCCCCGCTGGGTGTTCCTGGGGGCTTTCGCCGCGCTCACCTTGGTCACCCTGCTGTCCCTGGGCATGGGTTTCGGCCTCAGGGAGTGGCTGCCCCAGGCCGTGGTTCCTTGGCTGGCGGCGGTCCTGTTTCTGGGGTTCGGCGTGAAGCTCCTGGTCGATGCCTCCGGCCTCCCGGCCGATGCGGCGACGGAGGAGGCCCACGAGGCCGAAGCGGCCATCGATGCGGCCGAGAGCGACGGCAGTGTCCGGGGTCCCGGCGCTGTGATCTGGGAGGCCTTCGTGCTGGTGTTCCTGGCCGAACTCGGAGATCGCACCCAGTTCGCCACCATCTTCCTGGCGGCGGCCCCGGCCTTCAGCTTCGCCGGCCTGCTGGCCGGCACGCTCCTGGGCCATGCCCTGGTCACCTGGCTGGCGGTGGGCGCGGGCCAGTGGATCGGCGGCCGGATCAGCGAGAGGGTCCTGTATCGCCTCAGCGGCGGCCTGTTCCTGGCCTTCGGCCTCCTGTCGATCAGGCAGGCCATCGGTTAG
- the minD gene encoding septum site-determining protein MinD, translated as MDAVTSASPRIILICSGKGGVGKTTLTANLGIALARLGERTVVLDADFGLRNLDLLLGLENRIVYTAQEVLAETCRLEQALVKHKQEPNLALLPAGNPRMLEWLTPEDMQRIVAMVAERADFVLIDCPAGIEDGFKNAAAAAREAIVITTPEVSAVRDADRVIGLLNTRGVAPVQLVLNRVRPKMMASQEMLGVDDVTDILALPLVGLVVEDEQVIVSTNRGEPLTLNGNGSPAAKAYQNIARRLRGEDVPLEDPSKVRRGLRARLMNKIRKTTGLF; from the coding sequence GTGGACGCCGTGACGTCAGCCTCCCCTCGCATCATCCTCATCTGCTCCGGCAAGGGGGGCGTCGGCAAGACGACCCTCACCGCCAACCTGGGGATCGCCCTGGCCCGGCTGGGGGAGCGCACCGTGGTGCTCGATGCCGATTTCGGCCTGCGCAACCTCGACCTGCTGCTTGGCCTCGAGAACCGCATCGTCTACACCGCCCAGGAGGTGCTGGCCGAAACCTGCCGGCTGGAGCAGGCCCTGGTGAAGCACAAGCAGGAACCGAATCTGGCCCTGCTGCCCGCCGGCAATCCCCGCATGCTCGAGTGGCTCACCCCCGAGGACATGCAGCGCATCGTCGCCATGGTGGCGGAGCGGGCTGATTTCGTGCTCATCGACTGCCCGGCCGGGATCGAGGACGGCTTCAAGAACGCCGCCGCCGCGGCCCGCGAGGCAATCGTGATCACGACGCCGGAAGTGTCGGCCGTGCGGGATGCGGACCGGGTGATCGGCCTGCTCAACACCCGGGGCGTGGCACCGGTGCAGCTGGTGCTGAACCGGGTGCGACCCAAGATGATGGCCAGCCAGGAGATGCTGGGCGTCGATGACGTGACCGACATCCTGGCCCTGCCCCTGGTGGGCCTGGTGGTGGAGGACGAGCAAGTGATCGTATCCACCAACCGGGGGGAGCCGCTCACCCTCAACGGCAACGGGTCCCCCGCCGCGAAGGCCTACCAGAACATCGCCCGGCGCCTGCGGGGTGAGGACGTTCCTCTGGAAGATCCCTCCAAGGTCCGCAGGGGCCTGCGCGCCCGGCTGATGAACAAGATCCGCAAGACCACCGGTCTCTTCTGA
- the minE gene encoding cell division topological specificity factor MinE has protein sequence MTLFDFLQRLLGRQKPSGTLAKERLQLVLAHDRSDLNPELLEQMRREILEVVQRYVEIDLEEGDVSLETEDRVTALVANLPIKRARPLPALVAAAAAVGMAQAPDAEAALQDLAVPLASEPTEAPSPADPD, from the coding sequence ATGACGCTGTTCGATTTCCTCCAACGGTTGCTGGGGCGCCAGAAGCCCAGTGGGACCCTGGCCAAGGAGCGGCTGCAGCTGGTGCTGGCCCACGATCGCAGCGATCTCAATCCCGAGCTGCTTGAGCAGATGCGCCGCGAGATTCTCGAGGTGGTGCAGCGGTATGTGGAGATCGACCTGGAGGAAGGGGACGTGAGCCTGGAGACCGAGGACCGGGTCACCGCCCTGGTGGCCAACCTGCCGATCAAACGGGCCCGGCCCCTGCCCGCCCTCGTGGCGGCGGCCGCCGCCGTGGGCATGGCCCAGGCGCCCGATGCCGAAGCCGCCCTGCAGGATCTGGCCGTTCCCCTGGCCAGCGAACCAACCGAGGCCCCCTCCCCCGCCGATCCGGACTGA
- a CDS encoding response regulator transcription factor, translating into MAETFPVAITPAEQRVLDLLRRGDSNRHIAAQLVLSPRTVESHVSHLLAKTGCRSRTQLLLWALAQG; encoded by the coding sequence TTGGCGGAAACGTTCCCGGTGGCGATCACCCCGGCGGAACAGCGCGTTCTCGACCTGCTGCGCCGGGGCGACAGCAACCGCCACATCGCCGCCCAGCTGGTGCTGAGCCCGCGCACGGTGGAGAGCCATGTCTCCCATCTGCTGGCCAAGACCGGCTGCCGCAGCCGCACCCAGCTGCTGCTCTGGGCCCTGGCCCAGGGATAG
- the prmC gene encoding peptide chain release factor N(5)-glutamine methyltransferase, producing MVSQAGTAPIPAPISAPPAPGPEALTVTGADLLEWRRRLLARGGAAADLDWLLDLGGGLRWSQQQSLWCHPHATIRLDRPLEQLEALWRRHRCTHEPLQYLVGRCPWRDLELPVAPGVLIPRQETELLVDLALELRRQAPPISCWADLGTGSGCLAIALARSLPTSRGFAVEASAEALAQAGANLARWDLQCQVSLLPGDWWQPLQPWWGGLDLVVSNPPYIPSATLAGLAPVVRDHEPRQALDGGPDGLTALRSIVAGALQALAPGGLLLLEHHHDQSEAVGELLLAVGLERPGAHADLEGRARFASAWRPVAQ from the coding sequence ATGGTTTCCCAGGCCGGCACCGCCCCGATCCCAGCCCCGATCTCCGCCCCCCCCGCGCCCGGGCCCGAGGCCCTGACGGTCACGGGGGCGGATCTTCTGGAGTGGCGCCGCCGCCTGCTGGCCCGGGGCGGCGCCGCCGCCGACCTCGACTGGCTGCTGGATCTGGGCGGTGGGCTGCGTTGGAGCCAGCAGCAGTCGCTCTGGTGTCACCCGCACGCCACCATCCGGCTCGATCGCCCGCTGGAGCAGCTCGAGGCCCTCTGGCGCCGGCACCGGTGCACCCACGAGCCCCTGCAGTACCTGGTGGGCCGTTGCCCCTGGCGCGACCTGGAACTGCCGGTGGCCCCCGGCGTGCTGATCCCCCGTCAGGAAACGGAGCTGCTGGTGGATCTGGCCCTGGAGCTGCGACGACAGGCCCCCCCCATCTCCTGCTGGGCCGACCTGGGCACCGGCTCCGGCTGTCTGGCCATCGCCCTGGCCCGCAGCCTGCCCACCAGCCGTGGCTTCGCCGTCGAGGCCAGCGCCGAGGCCCTGGCCCAGGCCGGCGCCAACCTCGCCCGCTGGGACCTGCAGTGCCAGGTCTCCCTGCTGCCGGGCGACTGGTGGCAGCCGCTGCAGCCCTGGTGGGGCGGGCTTGATCTGGTGGTCAGCAACCCCCCTTACATCCCCAGCGCCACCCTGGCCGGGCTGGCGCCGGTGGTGCGCGACCACGAACCCCGGCAGGCCCTCGATGGTGGTCCCGATGGGCTGACGGCCCTCCGCTCGATCGTGGCCGGGGCCCTGCAGGCTCTGGCCCCTGGCGGCCTGCTGCTGCTGGAGCACCACCACGACCAGAGCGAGGCCGTCGGCGAGCTGCTGCTTGCCGTCGGTCTGGAGCGCCCCGGGGCCCACGCCGACCTGGAGGGCCGGGCCCGCTTCGCCAGCGCCTGGAGGCCCGTGGCCCAATGA
- a CDS encoding L-threonylcarbamoyladenylate synthase gives MNGPADLARCLAAGEAVLFPTDTLPALACRPAVAALLWRLKQRPADKPLILMGADLPQLIEVLAVPWQQAWLEQARCSWPGAVTLVLPITGALTDHLHPGGTSLGLRVPACERARELLRLSGPLATTSANRSGQPAATTAAEAARQFPGLARLEPLPWPPGSGQASTVLAWRGEERSDDPWAVLRPGATPAPGAGGA, from the coding sequence ATGAACGGACCCGCCGATCTGGCCAGGTGCCTGGCGGCCGGGGAGGCCGTCCTGTTCCCCACCGACACCCTGCCGGCCCTGGCCTGCCGGCCCGCTGTGGCGGCCCTGCTCTGGCGCCTCAAGCAACGGCCCGCCGACAAGCCCCTGATCCTGATGGGGGCCGACCTGCCCCAGCTGATCGAGGTCCTCGCGGTGCCCTGGCAGCAGGCCTGGCTGGAGCAGGCCCGGTGCAGCTGGCCCGGGGCCGTCACCCTGGTGCTGCCGATCACCGGAGCCCTCACCGACCATCTCCACCCCGGTGGCACCAGCCTCGGCCTACGCGTGCCGGCCTGCGAGCGGGCCCGGGAGCTGCTGCGCCTCAGCGGCCCACTGGCCACCACCAGCGCCAACCGCTCCGGTCAGCCTGCGGCCACCACGGCGGCGGAGGCCGCCCGCCAGTTCCCCGGGCTCGCCCGGCTGGAGCCCCTGCCCTGGCCCCCGGGGTCGGGCCAGGCCAGCACCGTCCTGGCCTGGCGGGGGGAGGAGCGCAGCGACGACCCCTGGGCCGTGCTGCGCCCCGGGGCCACCCCGGCGCCGGGCGCGGGAGGGGCCTGA
- a CDS encoding DNA-processing protein DprA, translating into MGDLVQGAFPRRAAPVWDRQQRLWWLLWSRCPGLGWQRLRALEASCGGLAAAWGASAAQLESVPGLGEALVAEVERFRRRWGARPLEAFAPRCRFGRGVLVPGDRGWPGGLRQLQRPPLQLCWQGRGSLWPHLGHRRSVAVVGTRRPSLHGLSMAQAIGAALAEAGWPVLSGLAEGIDGAAHQGCLTAGGAPVGVLGTPLGRAYPLHHALLQSQVARQGLLVSELAEGGAVRPGSFAARNRLLVAMAAAVVVVECPVVSGALHSAELAWQLELPLWVVPADAGRTSAMGSNRLLARGATPLLIPADLIGQLGPGPLARSGPGSGPPGDAAAAHSQQAHTRPADAGAMAAEGLLAAVGGGASLEQLSLALDRPMAELMPRLLELELAGRLRAEAGLCWRPC; encoded by the coding sequence ATGGGAGATCTGGTGCAGGGAGCGTTCCCCCGCAGGGCGGCTCCGGTCTGGGACCGGCAGCAACGTCTGTGGTGGCTGCTCTGGAGCCGCTGCCCCGGCCTCGGCTGGCAACGGCTGCGGGCCCTCGAGGCCAGCTGTGGTGGGCTCGCCGCCGCCTGGGGGGCTTCCGCCGCCCAGCTGGAGTCGGTGCCGGGCCTGGGAGAGGCTCTGGTGGCGGAGGTGGAGCGCTTCCGCCGCCGCTGGGGGGCCCGGCCCCTCGAGGCCTTCGCGCCCCGGTGCCGGTTCGGCCGCGGTGTGCTCGTCCCCGGCGACCGGGGCTGGCCCGGGGGCCTGCGGCAGCTGCAGCGGCCGCCCCTGCAGCTGTGCTGGCAGGGGCGGGGCAGCCTCTGGCCCCACCTGGGCCATCGGCGCTCGGTGGCGGTGGTGGGCACCCGGCGCCCGTCCCTGCATGGCCTCTCGATGGCCCAGGCCATCGGTGCCGCTCTTGCCGAGGCGGGCTGGCCCGTTCTGAGTGGTCTGGCGGAGGGGATCGATGGGGCCGCCCATCAGGGGTGTCTGACGGCCGGAGGGGCGCCCGTGGGGGTGCTGGGCACACCGCTGGGTCGCGCCTATCCCCTCCATCACGCGCTGCTGCAGAGCCAGGTGGCCCGTCAGGGTCTGCTGGTGAGCGAGCTGGCCGAAGGGGGCGCCGTGCGCCCCGGCAGCTTCGCCGCCCGCAACCGCCTGCTGGTGGCCATGGCGGCCGCGGTGGTGGTGGTGGAGTGCCCGGTCGTCAGCGGGGCGCTGCATTCGGCCGAGCTGGCCTGGCAGCTGGAGCTGCCCCTCTGGGTGGTGCCGGCCGATGCCGGCCGGACTTCGGCCATGGGCAGCAACCGGCTGCTGGCCCGGGGGGCCACGCCCTTGCTCATCCCCGCCGACCTGATCGGCCAGCTGGGTCCCGGTCCCCTGGCCCGGTCTGGTCCCGGGTCGGGCCCGCCGGGGGATGCGGCGGCCGCGCACAGCCAGCAAGCCCACACCCGGCCGGCGGACGCCGGCGCGATGGCGGCCGAGGGGCTGCTGGCGGCGGTGGGTGGCGGCGCCAGCCTCGAGCAGCTGAGCCTGGCCCTCGATCGCCCCATGGCCGAGCTGATGCCCCGGCTGCTGGAGCTGGAGCTGGCCGGGCGGCTGCGGGCCGAGGCGGGCCTCTGCTGGCGTCCCTGCTGA
- a CDS encoding chromate transporter: MTEPPAPAPTASPPGLGQLFTGMLMVALSAFGGGLSAWSQRIIVEQRQWMSNEEFLTGLTVARLFPGPNQINMAVYVGTFFRGLPGALAALAGMLLVPFTLLMAVGLLYFQFHSLPALDRVLAGVVAAAAGMALSMGFKILHEYGKDPVALLLAAVTFVLMTFFQVRLVPLVLVAGPLAMAWYWPRPSHPGPPAGEPR; this comes from the coding sequence ATGACTGAACCACCCGCCCCCGCCCCGACGGCCTCCCCGCCAGGCCTGGGGCAGCTGTTCACGGGCATGCTGATGGTGGCCCTCTCCGCCTTCGGCGGCGGCCTCTCGGCCTGGAGCCAGCGGATCATCGTCGAGCAGCGCCAGTGGATGAGCAACGAGGAGTTCCTCACCGGTCTCACCGTGGCCCGGCTCTTCCCCGGCCCCAACCAGATCAACATGGCCGTCTACGTCGGCACCTTCTTCCGCGGCCTGCCCGGGGCCCTGGCGGCCCTGGCCGGGATGCTGTTGGTGCCCTTCACCTTGCTGATGGCGGTCGGGCTGCTGTATTTCCAGTTCCACAGCCTGCCCGCCCTCGATCGGGTGCTGGCGGGGGTGGTGGCGGCGGCGGCGGGCATGGCCCTGTCGATGGGCTTCAAGATCCTCCATGAGTACGGAAAGGATCCGGTGGCCCTGCTGCTGGCGGCGGTCACCTTCGTGCTGATGACGTTTTTCCAAGTGCGTCTGGTGCCGCTGGTGCTGGTGGCCGGACCCCTGGCCATGGCCTGGTACTGGCCGCGCCCGTCCCATCCCGGGCCTCCGGCCGGAGAGCCGCGCTGA
- a CDS encoding septum site-determining protein MinC codes for MAAALIQAIDGQQPHLLRLPAEEGSASAVEEVRYVLGSRQPPAGSVVLEAGRWLLRLPDLRQLQGLLGSVQLELVRVASRRPETLVAAAALGLDTDPGPGRPAPAAAAPGAAVPDLLVHRGTMRAGDHLQAEGSVLLLGDVNPGARISAAGNVLVWGRLRGVAHAGVCGNRETRIVALQLRPLQLRIADVVARGPEGLPPPGLAEQARLVEGEIRIDPAAPDFSG; via the coding sequence GTGGCAGCCGCACTGATCCAGGCGATCGATGGTCAGCAGCCCCACCTGCTGCGGCTGCCGGCCGAGGAGGGATCCGCCAGTGCCGTCGAGGAGGTGCGCTACGTCCTCGGCAGTCGCCAGCCGCCTGCGGGCTCCGTGGTGCTGGAGGCGGGCCGCTGGCTGCTGAGGCTGCCGGACCTGCGCCAGCTGCAGGGGCTGCTGGGTTCGGTGCAGCTGGAACTGGTGCGGGTCGCCAGCCGCCGGCCGGAAACCCTGGTGGCCGCGGCCGCCCTCGGCCTCGACACCGATCCGGGCCCGGGGCGGCCGGCCCCAGCCGCCGCGGCCCCGGGGGCAGCGGTGCCCGATCTGCTCGTGCATCGCGGCACCATGCGCGCCGGCGACCATCTGCAGGCGGAGGGTTCGGTGCTGCTGCTGGGGGATGTGAACCCCGGCGCCCGGATCAGCGCCGCCGGCAACGTGCTGGTGTGGGGGCGGCTGCGGGGCGTCGCCCATGCCGGCGTCTGCGGGAATCGGGAGACGCGCATCGTGGCCCTGCAGCTGCGGCCCCTGCAGCTGCGGATCGCCGATGTGGTGGCCCGGGGCCCCGAGGGTCTGCCGCCGCCCGGGCTGGCGGAGCAGGCCCGGCTGGTGGAGGGGGAGATCCGGATCGATCCGGCGGCACCGGACTTCAGCGGTTGA
- a CDS encoding chromate transporter has translation MAPLLLAAAAEAASCAPMRLNDLGHLLQVMGTFLGLSLFSLGGGNTLLAEYHHLSVVEYCWLRPSQFADLYALAEAAPGPSSMIVGLLGMGAGWPEGPGWALLSAYGAEVAILLPSTLLMVVACLSWNRLRDSPWRVAFERGLGPITLGILFAVGVKILQTADTNAPGVVVSLLVCVLMLRTRISPLWFMAVAGGLGAFGLINR, from the coding sequence ATGGCGCCCCTGCTGCTGGCGGCCGCCGCCGAGGCGGCCAGCTGCGCCCCCATGCGCCTCAACGATCTCGGCCACCTGCTGCAGGTGATGGGCACCTTTCTCGGCCTGTCGCTGTTCTCCCTGGGGGGCGGCAACACCCTGCTGGCCGAGTATCACCACCTCAGCGTCGTCGAGTACTGCTGGCTGCGGCCCTCCCAGTTCGCCGACCTCTACGCCCTGGCCGAGGCGGCACCCGGCCCCAGCTCCATGATCGTGGGGCTGCTTGGCATGGGAGCCGGCTGGCCCGAGGGCCCTGGCTGGGCCCTGCTGAGCGCCTACGGCGCTGAGGTCGCCATCCTGCTGCCCTCCACGCTGCTGATGGTGGTGGCATGCCTGAGCTGGAACCGGCTGCGGGACTCCCCCTGGCGAGTGGCCTTCGAGCGGGGCCTGGGTCCCATCACCCTCGGCATCCTGTTCGCCGTGGGGGTCAAGATCCTCCAGACCGCCGACACCAATGCCCCCGGGGTGGTGGTGTCGCTGCTGGTGTGCGTGCTGATGCTGCGCACCCGGATCTCGCCGCTGTGGTTCATGGCGGTGGCCGGCGGGCTCGGGGCCTTCGGCCTGATCAACCGCTGA
- a CDS encoding phospholipase D-like domain-containing protein, with protein MTTAPHRHQRLLVMPDDGVDAVVALIETAGEQLLLKQFKLQSVAVEEALRRARERGVEVRVMLNPHTSGGDRWNDEAFARLQGWGIETAWTSEAFPVTHEKSMVVDRHTALVATFNLADKYFTETRDYGVLTYNPAVVAQVIAGFEADWQRLFFQPDLGVGLVWSSAHSRGQMARIVDAATRTLWIQHPKFVDAVILERIISARERGVKVRVLCGGKHGISDWDIYDTFSSLRVMQRFGVKVRRQQRPKLHAKLILVDGAFAQTGSMNIDRSAFDLRRELGIESDAPEVVARLREMFQADWENAEKYNAPDPLDPRFHEEGELPPDPHFVHD; from the coding sequence ATGACCACTGCCCCCCACCGGCACCAGCGGCTGCTGGTGATGCCCGACGACGGTGTGGATGCGGTGGTCGCGCTGATCGAGACCGCCGGCGAGCAGCTGCTGCTCAAGCAGTTCAAGCTGCAGTCGGTGGCGGTGGAGGAGGCCCTGCGGCGGGCCCGGGAGCGGGGGGTGGAGGTGCGGGTCATGCTCAACCCCCACACCTCCGGCGGCGACCGCTGGAACGATGAGGCCTTCGCCCGCCTCCAGGGCTGGGGCATCGAGACCGCCTGGACCAGCGAGGCTTTCCCGGTCACCCACGAGAAATCGATGGTGGTCGACCGGCACACCGCCCTGGTGGCCACCTTCAACCTGGCCGACAAGTACTTCACCGAGACCCGCGACTACGGGGTGCTCACCTACAACCCCGCCGTGGTGGCCCAGGTGATCGCCGGTTTCGAGGCCGACTGGCAGCGTCTGTTCTTCCAGCCCGACCTGGGGGTGGGGCTGGTGTGGAGCAGCGCCCACAGCCGCGGTCAGATGGCCCGCATCGTCGATGCCGCCACCCGCACCCTCTGGATCCAGCACCCCAAGTTCGTCGATGCGGTGATCCTGGAGCGGATCATCAGCGCCCGGGAGCGGGGTGTGAAGGTGCGAGTGCTGTGCGGCGGCAAGCATGGGATCAGTGACTGGGACATCTACGACACCTTCTCCTCGCTGCGGGTGATGCAGCGCTTCGGCGTCAAGGTGCGCCGGCAGCAGCGGCCCAAGCTGCACGCCAAGCTGATCCTGGTGGATGGGGCCTTCGCCCAGACCGGCTCGATGAATATCGACCGCAGTGCCTTCGATCTGCGCCGCGAACTGGGCATCGAAAGCGACGCCCCCGAAGTGGTGGCGCGGCTGCGCGAGATGTTCCAGGCCGACTGGGAGAACGCCGAGAAGTACAACGCCCCTGATCCCCTCGACCCCCGCTTTCACGAAGAAGGGGAACTGCCTCCGGACCCCCATTTCGTCCATGACTGA